CAATCTCTATTTAACATCACCAACTAGCCCGGTGTCAGCAATCCCAGTTTTAATATATGTTTATGCCTTTAGTCCGTATGAAAACTGGCATACAGTTGCGTGGGGCGCAGCATTTGTGCTCATGTTAATTATTTTGATCATTTTCATATTCAGTAAAATTATTGTAGCACGGAGATGAGGAAGATGGGCGAAGATGACCCGCCAATTGAAATTAATAACCCTATACTAAAAGTAGAGAACTGTAATGTTTGGTACAAAGAGATTCATGTACTAGAGAACATAAATATCAGCATACCTAGAAATACAATTTTTGCAATCATGGGCCCATCAGGTTCTGGTAAATCAACATTACTGAGAGTTTTTAACAGGTTAATCGAACTTAATCCTGATGCAAGAATCGAGGGCAGAATATTTCTCGATGGAAAAAACATTTACGAAATACCTGCAACAGAAGTTAGGAGAAGAATCGGTATGGTCTTTCAACAACCAAATCCATTTCCTCACATGAGCATTTATGACAATATAGCATTCGCAGTAAAAGCCAATAAGATAGCAAGAAAAAGAGAAGAAATCGATCAAATCGTCGAAGACGCTTTAAGAAAAGCCGTCTTATGGGATGAGGTAAAAGATAACTTAAAGATGAAGGCTGGCAAGCTATCAGGAGGACAGCAACAACGATTAGTAATTGCTAGGGCTTTAGCTCTAAAACCAGATGTATTACTTATGGACGAGCCAGTGTCAATGATAGATGTGGTCGGAGCCAGGAAAATCGAAGAACTTATGATCAACCTAAAAAATGATATAACTATAGTTCTAGTTACGCATAATTCGCAACAAGCTGCTAGAGTCTCAGACTACGTAGCATTCCTTTATCAAGGAAAAATCATAGAATGGGGACTGACCAGCAAAATATTCACAAACCCAAAAAACGAGCTTACAGAAAAATATGTACTGGGAAAAATTGGTTAAAAATATATGTACAATTTTTCTAACTTCATCATGACTTCAAGAATCCAACTTGCTTCATCCCTGGGCACTATCAAGAGCACTCTTAGAGTAAGCGACCTAGCTCCCGCTTGATTGTTAAACCACTCGTCCAAGAGCGTTATATCTAAATACTTAGCTTAAGCTAAATACTTAGCTTAAGTCTGTTAGTGAGCTTCTCCACGGCTGAAGCCGGGAGCTTCCAACGTTCGCCTGGAGCTTTACGCTTCCAGTCACATCTGCTGGTTTGCGGGGCTCACAGCTCCGCCATCCCATAGAGCCCATTACCCTATGGGCTGTGTTGACTCAACCGTCAACCGAACATCCTTCTGCACGGAACATCCAAGATCGATTACTTTGAGGGACTCATTAAATTTTGCACCATTCATCCCACGGTTAAAACGCGTGGGTTTTCTGGCTAACTTTATATACAAGGAGAAATATAATTCATCCCAGAATTAAGGTTCTAGGTTTTTTGCTGAATTTTTCTGTAACGCTAAATATATATGGTAACTTGGAAAAATACTTGATAGGTGTGTGGGGATGAGTTATATACCAGATGTGCCCTTTGTTCCTACACCAGAACCTGTGGTGAAACGTATGCTTGAAATCGCAGGAGTAAAACCTGGTGATCTTGTCTATGATCTCGGGGCAGGGGATGGACGTATAATAATAACTGCAGCAACACTCTTTAGTGCACACGCGGTTGGAATAGAAATACGTAAAGAATTTGTATCTAATATTGAGAGTAAGATCAAGAGTTTAGGTCTTGATGATAAAGTTACGATCATGCATGGTAATATCTTTGAGGCTGATATAAGCAAAGCCAGTGTTGTTACCATGTATCTTTTAACTAGTGTAAATGAACGCATTAGACCTAAGTTAGAAAAGGAATTGCGTCCAGGTGTAAGAGTGATATCGCATGATTTCGAAGTACCAGGATGGATGCCAAATTATTCAGAGGAGTTTAAAGAAGAGAACGGTAGAGTTCATAGGTTATATCTTTACATAATGCCACCTAAAAAATCTGAGATTCCGCGTCCCAAATTCTTTTAAATCGTTATGAATTTTCTAATAAATAATGCTCAATTTCTTTTATTGCATCTAAAAAACTTTGTTCATGATCTGATTTTTTTAAACGCTGTACGTATATTTTTGTTTCTGGGATTGCCAATAATTTACGGATGAGAATCCACTTCATTTTTCTGCCTTCTGAATTTAGTATCCCATCGTTTGCTAATTGATCTATTGAATATTTAATCTGCTTAATTAGATTTAATATTTCTTGCTTATTTTTTAAACATCTTTCATTTGCCATAGTGCTTAAGTATTCATATTTGTTTGGTGAAATAAATATTGTGGTGCGCGTGTCAAGGAATGCTCAAATAAATAGTAAATATTTGGATGAGCTATTAAAGATTTTAAAGGATAATAACGGTCGTGTTTCTATTGAGCATCTTCTGGACTGGATCAAAAATAAAGGTGGTAGTATGCTTGTGCTTTATGCATTATTATCTGAAGCAGAAAAATTGGGTAAGATAGTACAAATTGGTATATGGCCTAGTTCAGATCCACTATTTCAGCTTCCAAGAGAAGTTATTCTTAAACAACCCGTCCAAGAGCAAGTTCAAAAAGCAGAGAAAGTTCAACAGATAGACAGTATACTAGAAAAAGAGCTAGAGACTGCTATCAACTATCTTCGGAAGTATTTTAGTGTTGGTGAAATCAGGTTCCGATTAGAGTTAGGTAATAAAATACATAACATTGACAAAGTATTAAAAGAATTAGAATCAAGGGGTTTGATAGAATATAATAGAGATTTAGGTGTAATAAATGCGACCAGTAAACTTCTTTCTATGAAGAGTGCACAAGGATTGCATGAATTAATGTGAAATGGTGTTAATATATGGATATTCATATTAGATGTGCTGAGACCTCTGATCTGAAGAACTTAGGCATACTTTGGATGAGCATGATTAAAGAGCTGGACCTATCTTTATCAGATCCATCTACTGCATTAAAAATATGGCTAAACCATGTTGCGTTACTCATTGCGGAAGATCCATGTCAGGTATTGATAGCACATTATAAAGATCTTATAATAGGTTATGCCATAATTGAACTTAGCAATTTAGTTCCAATCTTAAGAGTTTTTGGTTATGCTGTGTTGACTGATCTCTATGTAAGAAAAGAGTGGCGTGGCAAGGGGATTGGGACGTTACTTTTGAAAAAAGCAGAGGACATAGCTCTCTCTAAAGGTTTTTTAGAAGTTCGCTTATCAGTATTAAAAGATGCTGATGCTATACGTTTTTATAAAAATAGTGGGTATGAAGACTATGGTATAATTATGCGTAAGAAGCTAAAAATAAACAATTATGATCTGTGAGATATTTTTAAAGCTTTTCTGTCGCACACAAATACACACTGCATACATGAGACACATTCAAAGTAGTCTATACGTCCTAAACCAGCACCTTCAATATCTATTTGAACGGGACATACTCTATTACATGCTCCACAATTATCACAGCGTTCAGGATACTTGTATATTCCAAATACAGAATACTTTGAAACAATACCATTAAGTAATCCTATAGGACAACCATAGCGACACCAAA
This region of Thermoprotei archaeon genomic DNA includes:
- a CDS encoding phosphate ABC transporter ATP-binding protein, translated to MGEDDPPIEINNPILKVENCNVWYKEIHVLENINISIPRNTIFAIMGPSGSGKSTLLRVFNRLIELNPDARIEGRIFLDGKNIYEIPATEVRRRIGMVFQQPNPFPHMSIYDNIAFAVKANKIARKREEIDQIVEDALRKAVLWDEVKDNLKMKAGKLSGGQQQRLVIARALALKPDVLLMDEPVSMIDVVGARKIEELMINLKNDITIVLVTHNSQQAARVSDYVAFLYQGKIIEWGLTSKIFTNPKNELTEKYVLGKIG
- a CDS encoding methyltransferase domain-containing protein translates to MSYIPDVPFVPTPEPVVKRMLEIAGVKPGDLVYDLGAGDGRIIITAATLFSAHAVGIEIRKEFVSNIESKIKSLGLDDKVTIMHGNIFEADISKASVVTMYLLTSVNERIRPKLEKELRPGVRVISHDFEVPGWMPNYSEEFKEENGRVHRLYLYIMPPKKSEIPRPKFF
- a CDS encoding GNAT family N-acetyltransferase, with product MDIHIRCAETSDLKNLGILWMSMIKELDLSLSDPSTALKIWLNHVALLIAEDPCQVLIAHYKDLIIGYAIIELSNLVPILRVFGYAVLTDLYVRKEWRGKGIGTLLLKKAEDIALSKGFLEVRLSVLKDADAIRFYKNSGYEDYGIIMRKKLKINNYDL